One segment of Streptomyces sp. NBC_00102 DNA contains the following:
- a CDS encoding tyrosinase family oxidase copper chaperone: protein MGSSRKGRGRAGERNAATRRGVLRTVFAVGVVAGTGAAWEPIVARGPETGGAAPAPGPVPGTGPGEITETYRGRTIRVRPGAPGGGAAPGVRAASAAFHPEVTIDGAPLHLMRRADGSYLSMVAHYESHPTPLAAARAAVDVLGTAPLSAAPRGI from the coding sequence ATGGGTTCGAGCAGGAAGGGCCGGGGCCGCGCGGGCGAACGGAACGCGGCCACCCGCAGGGGTGTGCTGCGCACCGTGTTCGCGGTGGGGGTCGTGGCCGGAACCGGGGCCGCGTGGGAGCCGATCGTCGCCCGCGGCCCGGAGACCGGCGGTGCGGCACCCGCCCCCGGTCCCGTGCCGGGTACGGGACCGGGGGAGATCACCGAGACGTACCGGGGCAGGACGATCCGGGTGCGCCCGGGCGCGCCGGGTGGCGGGGCAGCGCCCGGGGTGCGCGCCGCGAGCGCCGCGTTCCACCCCGAGGTCACCATCGACGGCGCCCCCCTGCACCTCATGCGCCGGGCCGACGGGAGCTACCTCAGCATGGTCGCCCACTACGAGTCGCATCCGACGCCCCTCGCGGCCGCTCGCGCCGCGGTCGACGTCCTGGGCACGGCCCCGTTGTCCGCCGCACCCCGCGGCATCTGA